A portion of the Elephas maximus indicus isolate mEleMax1 chromosome 24, mEleMax1 primary haplotype, whole genome shotgun sequence genome contains these proteins:
- the FAM177B gene encoding protein FAM177B, which yields MEKEHFQQLEVENSGHSKRTTPRRIIHFVDGDIMEEYSTEEEEEEDNEEEGMNSTPDHTKLSWGSYLRFWAGRIASTSFSTCEFLGERFAVFFGLDQPKYQYMLNEYYRTQIKELDREVERNGAKAQSADVPNEKCHLQARGRDYGTQQQDTAEGVPRGSTSSRESLVANSSP from the exons atggaaaaagaacatttccagcagTTAGAAGTAGAGAATAGTGGACATTCCAAAAGGACTACACCCAGAAGAATCATCCATTTTGTTGATGGAGACATCATGGAAGAATATAGcacagaggaagaggaggaggaagacaatGAGGAAGAGGGAATGAATTCAACACCTGACCAT actAAACTTTCGTGGGGATCCTATCTACGGTTTTGGGCAGGGCGAATAGCAAGCACTTCATTTTCTA CGTGTGAATTCCTTGGTGAAAGATTTGCTGTCTTCTTTGGTCTCGATCAACCCAAATATCAGTATATGTTAAACGAGTACTATCGAACACAAATTAAG GAACTTGACAGGGAAGTTGAAAGGAATGGTGCAAAGGCCCAGTCAGCTGATGTTCCTAATGAAAAGTGTCACCTGCAAGCCAGGGGCCGAGATTATGGGACCCAACAACAGGACACTGCAGAGGGTGTCCCTCGTGGGAGCACCTCATCCAGGGAGAGCCTGGTGGCCAACTCCAGCCCATGA